The Capra hircus breed San Clemente chromosome 2, ASM170441v1, whole genome shotgun sequence genome window below encodes:
- the SPOPL gene encoding speckle-type POZ protein-like isoform X2: protein MVKYSPVWDIAYILEDCNKVAMSREPTPPLSGDMSIGPIAESWCYTQVKVVKFSYMWTINNFSFCREEMGEVLKSSTFSSSPSDKMKWCLRVNPKGLDDESKDYLSLYLLLVSCPKSEVRAKFKFSLLNAKREETKAMESQRAYRFVQGKDWGFKKFIRRDFLLDEANGLLPDDKLTLFCEVSVVQDSVNISGHTNTNMLKVPECRLAEDLGNLWENTRFTDCSFFVRGQEFKAHKSVLAARSPVFNAMFEHEMEESKKNRVEINDVDPEVFKEMMRFIYTGKAPNLDKMADNLLAAADKYALERLKVMCEEALCSNLSVENVADTLVLADLHSAEQLKAQAIDFINSQAADIMETSGWKSMIHSHPHLVAEAFRALASAQCPQFGIPRKRLKQS, encoded by the exons ATGG TAAAGTACTCACCTGTGTGGGATATTGCATACATCTTAGAAGACTGCAATAAAGTGGCAATGTCTCGGGAACCCACCCCACCTCTCTCTGGAGATATGTCTATCGGTCCTATAGCAGAAAGCTGGTGTTATACACAG GTTAAAGTAGTAAAATTTTCCTACATGTGGACCATTAATAACTTCAGTTTTTGTCGAGAAGAAATGGGTGAAGTGTTAAAAAGTTCAACATTCTCATCTAGCCCCAGTGACAAAATGAAATG gtGCCTGAGAGTAAATCCAAAGGGATTAGATGATGAAAGTAAAGACTACTTGTCCTTATATTTGCTTTTAGTCAGCTGTCCAAAAAGTGAAGTTCGAGCAAAATTCAAATTTTCCCTTCTGAATGCtaaaagggaagaaacaaaagcaatgG AAAGCCAAAGAGCATATCGATTTGTACAAGGAAAGGACTggggttttaaaaaattcattcgaAGAGATTTTTTGCTTGATGAAGCTAATGGTCTTTTACCAGATGACAAGCTTACATTATTTTGTGAG GTGAGTGTGGTCCAAGATTCAGTAAATATATCAGGACATACTAATACAAATATGTTAAAGGTGCCTGAATGCCGACTAGCAGAAGATTTAGGTAATCTCTGGGAAAACACAAGATTTACAGATTGCAGTTTTTTTGTGAGAGGACAAGAATTTAAAGCTCATAAATCTGTTCTTGCAG CTCGATCCCCAGTTTTTAATGCCATGTTTGAACatgaaatggaagaaagcaaaaag AATCGAGTGGAAATAAATGATGTAGACCCTgaggtttttaaagaaatgatgagATTCATTTACACAGGGAAAGCGCCAAACCTTGACAAAATGGCTGACAACTTGTTGGCAGCTGCAGACAAA TATGCACTGGAACGGCTGAAGGTCATGTGTGAAGAAGCTTTGTGTAGTAACCTCTCAGTAGAAAATGTTGCTGATACCCTTGTCCTTGCAGATTTGCACAGTGCAGAGCAATTGAAAGCACAAGCCATAGACTTTATTAATAG ccaAGCAGCGGACATAATGGAAACATCCGGGTGGAAGTCCATGATTCATTCTCACCCACATTTGGTAGCAGAAGCCTTCCGAGCATTAGCATCTGCACAGTGTCCACAGTTTGGTATTCCACGAAAACGGCTAAAACAGTCTTGA
- the SPOPL gene encoding speckle-type POZ protein-like isoform X4 translates to MLKGKKQKQWKAKEHIDLYKERTGVLKNSFEEIFCLMKLMVFYQMTSLHYFVSISSTACRRGGSIALPYLKNCLLPLPCKWCCRQVSVVQDSVNISGHTNTNMLKVPECRLAEDLGNLWENTRFTDCSFFVRGQEFKAHKSVLAARSPVFNAMFEHEMEESKKNRVEINDVDPEVFKEMMRFIYTGKAPNLDKMADNLLAAADKYALERLKVMCEEALCSNLSVENVADTLVLADLHSAEQLKAQAIDFINRCSVLRQLGCKDGKNWNSNQAADIMETSGWKSMIHSHPHLVAEAFRALASAQCPQFGIPRKRLKQS, encoded by the exons ATGCtaaaagggaagaaacaaaagcaatgG AAAGCCAAAGAGCATATCGATTTGTACAAGGAAAGGACTggggttttaaaaaattcattcgaAGAGATTTTTTGCTTGATGAAGCTAATGGTCTTTTACCAGATGACAAGCTTACATTATTTTGTGAG CATCTCCAGCACTGCTTGCAGAAGAGGAGGAAGCATTGCACTGCCCTACCTAAAGAactgcctcctccccctcccctgcaagTGGTGCTGTAGACAG GTGAGTGTGGTCCAAGATTCAGTAAATATATCAGGACATACTAATACAAATATGTTAAAGGTGCCTGAATGCCGACTAGCAGAAGATTTAGGTAATCTCTGGGAAAACACAAGATTTACAGATTGCAGTTTTTTTGTGAGAGGACAAGAATTTAAAGCTCATAAATCTGTTCTTGCAG CTCGATCCCCAGTTTTTAATGCCATGTTTGAACatgaaatggaagaaagcaaaaag AATCGAGTGGAAATAAATGATGTAGACCCTgaggtttttaaagaaatgatgagATTCATTTACACAGGGAAAGCGCCAAACCTTGACAAAATGGCTGACAACTTGTTGGCAGCTGCAGACAAA TATGCACTGGAACGGCTGAAGGTCATGTGTGAAGAAGCTTTGTGTAGTAACCTCTCAGTAGAAAATGTTGCTGATACCCTTGTCCTTGCAGATTTGCACAGTGCAGAGCAATTGAAAGCACAAGCCATAGACTTTATTAATAG GTGCAGTGTACTTCGACAGCTTGGGTGTAAAGATGGGAAAAACTGGAACAGCAA ccaAGCAGCGGACATAATGGAAACATCCGGGTGGAAGTCCATGATTCATTCTCACCCACATTTGGTAGCAGAAGCCTTCCGAGCATTAGCATCTGCACAGTGTCCACAGTTTGGTATTCCACGAAAACGGCTAAAACAGTCTTGA
- the SPOPL gene encoding speckle-type POZ protein-like isoform X3, with product MSREPTPPLSGDMSIGPIAESWCYTQVKVVKFSYMWTINNFSFCREEMGEVLKSSTFSSSPSDKMKWCLRVNPKGLDDESKDYLSLYLLLVSCPKSEVRAKFKFSLLNAKREETKAMESQRAYRFVQGKDWGFKKFIRRDFLLDEANGLLPDDKLTLFCEVSVVQDSVNISGHTNTNMLKVPECRLAEDLGNLWENTRFTDCSFFVRGQEFKAHKSVLAARSPVFNAMFEHEMEESKKNRVEINDVDPEVFKEMMRFIYTGKAPNLDKMADNLLAAADKYALERLKVMCEEALCSNLSVENVADTLVLADLHSAEQLKAQAIDFINRCSVLRQLGCKDGKNWNSNQAADIMETSGWKSMIHSHPHLVAEAFRALASAQCPQFGIPRKRLKQS from the exons ATGTCTCGGGAACCCACCCCACCTCTCTCTGGAGATATGTCTATCGGTCCTATAGCAGAAAGCTGGTGTTATACACAG GTTAAAGTAGTAAAATTTTCCTACATGTGGACCATTAATAACTTCAGTTTTTGTCGAGAAGAAATGGGTGAAGTGTTAAAAAGTTCAACATTCTCATCTAGCCCCAGTGACAAAATGAAATG gtGCCTGAGAGTAAATCCAAAGGGATTAGATGATGAAAGTAAAGACTACTTGTCCTTATATTTGCTTTTAGTCAGCTGTCCAAAAAGTGAAGTTCGAGCAAAATTCAAATTTTCCCTTCTGAATGCtaaaagggaagaaacaaaagcaatgG AAAGCCAAAGAGCATATCGATTTGTACAAGGAAAGGACTggggttttaaaaaattcattcgaAGAGATTTTTTGCTTGATGAAGCTAATGGTCTTTTACCAGATGACAAGCTTACATTATTTTGTGAG GTGAGTGTGGTCCAAGATTCAGTAAATATATCAGGACATACTAATACAAATATGTTAAAGGTGCCTGAATGCCGACTAGCAGAAGATTTAGGTAATCTCTGGGAAAACACAAGATTTACAGATTGCAGTTTTTTTGTGAGAGGACAAGAATTTAAAGCTCATAAATCTGTTCTTGCAG CTCGATCCCCAGTTTTTAATGCCATGTTTGAACatgaaatggaagaaagcaaaaag AATCGAGTGGAAATAAATGATGTAGACCCTgaggtttttaaagaaatgatgagATTCATTTACACAGGGAAAGCGCCAAACCTTGACAAAATGGCTGACAACTTGTTGGCAGCTGCAGACAAA TATGCACTGGAACGGCTGAAGGTCATGTGTGAAGAAGCTTTGTGTAGTAACCTCTCAGTAGAAAATGTTGCTGATACCCTTGTCCTTGCAGATTTGCACAGTGCAGAGCAATTGAAAGCACAAGCCATAGACTTTATTAATAG GTGCAGTGTACTTCGACAGCTTGGGTGTAAAGATGGGAAAAACTGGAACAGCAA ccaAGCAGCGGACATAATGGAAACATCCGGGTGGAAGTCCATGATTCATTCTCACCCACATTTGGTAGCAGAAGCCTTCCGAGCATTAGCATCTGCACAGTGTCCACAGTTTGGTATTCCACGAAAACGGCTAAAACAGTCTTGA
- the SPOPL gene encoding speckle-type POZ protein-like isoform X1: MVKYSPVWDIAYILEDCNKVAMSREPTPPLSGDMSIGPIAESWCYTQVKVVKFSYMWTINNFSFCREEMGEVLKSSTFSSSPSDKMKWCLRVNPKGLDDESKDYLSLYLLLVSCPKSEVRAKFKFSLLNAKREETKAMESQRAYRFVQGKDWGFKKFIRRDFLLDEANGLLPDDKLTLFCEVSVVQDSVNISGHTNTNMLKVPECRLAEDLGNLWENTRFTDCSFFVRGQEFKAHKSVLAARSPVFNAMFEHEMEESKKNRVEINDVDPEVFKEMMRFIYTGKAPNLDKMADNLLAAADKYALERLKVMCEEALCSNLSVENVADTLVLADLHSAEQLKAQAIDFINRCSVLRQLGCKDGKNWNSNQAADIMETSGWKSMIHSHPHLVAEAFRALASAQCPQFGIPRKRLKQS; this comes from the exons ATGG TAAAGTACTCACCTGTGTGGGATATTGCATACATCTTAGAAGACTGCAATAAAGTGGCAATGTCTCGGGAACCCACCCCACCTCTCTCTGGAGATATGTCTATCGGTCCTATAGCAGAAAGCTGGTGTTATACACAG GTTAAAGTAGTAAAATTTTCCTACATGTGGACCATTAATAACTTCAGTTTTTGTCGAGAAGAAATGGGTGAAGTGTTAAAAAGTTCAACATTCTCATCTAGCCCCAGTGACAAAATGAAATG gtGCCTGAGAGTAAATCCAAAGGGATTAGATGATGAAAGTAAAGACTACTTGTCCTTATATTTGCTTTTAGTCAGCTGTCCAAAAAGTGAAGTTCGAGCAAAATTCAAATTTTCCCTTCTGAATGCtaaaagggaagaaacaaaagcaatgG AAAGCCAAAGAGCATATCGATTTGTACAAGGAAAGGACTggggttttaaaaaattcattcgaAGAGATTTTTTGCTTGATGAAGCTAATGGTCTTTTACCAGATGACAAGCTTACATTATTTTGTGAG GTGAGTGTGGTCCAAGATTCAGTAAATATATCAGGACATACTAATACAAATATGTTAAAGGTGCCTGAATGCCGACTAGCAGAAGATTTAGGTAATCTCTGGGAAAACACAAGATTTACAGATTGCAGTTTTTTTGTGAGAGGACAAGAATTTAAAGCTCATAAATCTGTTCTTGCAG CTCGATCCCCAGTTTTTAATGCCATGTTTGAACatgaaatggaagaaagcaaaaag AATCGAGTGGAAATAAATGATGTAGACCCTgaggtttttaaagaaatgatgagATTCATTTACACAGGGAAAGCGCCAAACCTTGACAAAATGGCTGACAACTTGTTGGCAGCTGCAGACAAA TATGCACTGGAACGGCTGAAGGTCATGTGTGAAGAAGCTTTGTGTAGTAACCTCTCAGTAGAAAATGTTGCTGATACCCTTGTCCTTGCAGATTTGCACAGTGCAGAGCAATTGAAAGCACAAGCCATAGACTTTATTAATAG GTGCAGTGTACTTCGACAGCTTGGGTGTAAAGATGGGAAAAACTGGAACAGCAA ccaAGCAGCGGACATAATGGAAACATCCGGGTGGAAGTCCATGATTCATTCTCACCCACATTTGGTAGCAGAAGCCTTCCGAGCATTAGCATCTGCACAGTGTCCACAGTTTGGTATTCCACGAAAACGGCTAAAACAGTCTTGA